From candidate division KSB1 bacterium, a single genomic window includes:
- a CDS encoding transposase, which yields MLSQALLVALAQWSPLSPMQTVTRLFRVSWQAPNAVVKRVASCGLQCRSKTGVMMACIDEISRRRGHIDRTQVYDLGKVLLASVPGRDGLHCGSFPWGAVGIASCKPRRYVAAPHLLGSGARKPLHGHLTLRNSGRERGCSMWIHYIEVIKEYVLRALVVFGRFPPGRQLLPAVDQVRRPEPHRVRRLNPEPLKGTRSLGLKSPWNLRPQERQRLDYLERLNRGIFRAYLLREHFRERWQRATEQEAERLLSYWLEWAFNYGLGPVGQFASLLSRHGDGVLGYMELPVDNHVVGAMNGSAKAISMRARGYRWRGGLLHRAASLSRYPRKAASRARIRVRSPLVGG from the coding sequence TTGCTGAGTCAGGCGCTGCTTGTGGCGTTGGCCCAGTGGTCCCCTCTGTCGCCCATGCAGACCGTGACACGGCTGTTCCGGGTGTCTTGGCAGGCGCCCAATGCGGTAGTGAAGCGGGTAGCAAGTTGTGGCCTTCAGTGCCGAAGCAAAACCGGTGTGATGATGGCATGTATCGACGAGATAAGCCGCAGGCGGGGGCACATCGACCGCACGCAGGTCTATGACTTGGGGAAGGTGCTTTTGGCCAGTGTGCCAGGCAGAGACGGCCTGCACTGCGGGAGTTTTCCCTGGGGTGCGGTGGGGATAGCCTCCTGCAAACCGAGGCGGTATGTCGCGGCGCCGCACTTGCTGGGTAGCGGGGCGCGGAAGCCTCTTCACGGTCATCTCACCCTCCGCAATTCGGGAAGGGAGCGGGGCTGCTCTATGTGGATCCACTACATAGAGGTAATCAAGGAGTATGTGCTCCGGGCGCTGGTGGTCTTTGGCCGGTTTCCTCCCGGGCGTCAGCTGCTGCCGGCCGTCGATCAGGTCAGACGCCCGGAGCCCCACCGGGTGCGCCGCCTCAACCCAGAGCCGCTGAAAGGCACCCGCTCCCTGGGGCTGAAGAGCCCCTGGAATCTGAGACCCCAGGAGCGGCAACGATTGGACTACCTGGAGAGGTTGAATCGGGGCATCTTCCGCGCCTATCTGCTCAGGGAGCACTTCCGTGAGCGGTGGCAGCGGGCGACTGAACAGGAGGCCGAGCGCTTGTTAAGCTATTGGCTCGAATGGGCTTTCAATTACGGACTTGGACCCGTGGGACAGTTCGCCTCTCTGCTTTCCAGGCATGGCGACGGGGTTCTGGGATACATGGAGCTGCCCGTTGACAATCATGTCGTAGGAGCCATGAACGGCAGTGCCAAGGCGATAAGCATGAGGGCACGAGGCTACCGCTGGCGGGGGGGTCTTCTCCACCGTGCTGCTTCTCTTTCTCGGTATCCTCGCAAGGCAGCCTCTCGTGCACGAATTCGCGTTAGGAGCCCTTTAGTTGGTGGTTGA
- a CDS encoding tetratricopeptide repeat protein: MTEESAVTPLYLIIILSFLAAPCFSQIDAVATLADTAIACQYTQKAKTFAQKAQFDSSGFYHEKALAIYGPISQHFSTPRLWKNYVDALMDIALSFYKQADYRRSLERLQEALAIGLEHLGENHEAVIQVYNMLGMVYYSKADYARALDYYDLALAKTLALFGSEHPQTADSYNHLATIYGSKGDYRKALDYFQSAIAIFRRHFGEKHVQVACAYHNMGVVYRKMADYDRALDFFHKSLAIDLQLSGERSPDVAMDYNRIGTIYGMIGDYDRALEYLQKSLSICVDVFGEKHPQVASNYNDLGVTYQKKGDYPRALEFFSKSVAVTAQTVGENHPKRAVGYGNLGVIYRELGHYDQAIEYHQKALAIHLRSLPEKHDFASNCYRNLGVAYHLKGDDEKAIHNYHKSLAIQQELCGAKHSQVADLHQLFGELYLKKEYFQQALRHSQQAIIAVTPNFSDTNIYSNPPLPDLRLEEQTIIALELKADALQRYYSEVSSDLKDLEVAFQTYQLTSDLIDRVCHRYQSEGSKIFLQEKTSKIFAAAIGTALQLFDRTQNRDYREAAFLLAEKAKAMVLLAALQDARAKRFADLPDSLLEQERQLKIDLACYDAQLQKELQKKTDQDSVMIKEFQSRLFRLNSAAQQLVEQLETNYPQYYQLKYQTPSISIADLQVALPPDAALIEYLTGEEMIHIFVITKDNFDVVSVAQEGNFASAVELLVRSIKKADIANFVVSSQQIYLRLVQPIEQLLISQKRLIVIPDGILYRIPFETLLASEPDSEADLTRFDYLIKRFEISYHYSARLYLNTLKKATEEHERCLPGAFIGFAPVFNKAKRNGYILASNLPVFTLATAEPDADARTIHLDENRIHELPHSEQEVIRIIKGFEASGKRAIGYFHADASEENFKLESNKYQIVHIATHGIINEERPQLSGIVFSQPQDTAFSDDGILYAGEAYNLNLQADLLVLGSCESGLGKLVPGEGMMALTRGFLYSGVSNILVSLWKVSDRYTSQMMVDFYANILNGKSYAAAIREAKINLIRNSATALPKTWGGFVLIGG; encoded by the coding sequence ATGACTGAGGAGTCCGCAGTGACACCTTTGTATTTGATCATCATTCTATCGTTTCTTGCTGCTCCATGCTTTTCCCAGATCGATGCCGTGGCCACTCTGGCGGACACGGCCATCGCCTGCCAATACACCCAAAAAGCCAAAACCTTTGCCCAAAAGGCACAGTTCGATAGCTCCGGCTTTTATCATGAAAAGGCGCTCGCCATTTATGGACCGATCAGCCAGCATTTTTCGACACCTCGCTTATGGAAGAATTATGTGGACGCCCTGATGGATATTGCCCTAAGTTTCTATAAGCAGGCTGATTATCGACGCTCGCTGGAGCGTTTGCAGGAAGCTTTGGCGATTGGATTGGAACATTTGGGCGAAAATCATGAAGCGGTTATCCAGGTCTATAACATGTTGGGCATGGTATATTATTCGAAGGCTGATTACGCGCGTGCGCTCGATTACTATGACCTGGCGTTGGCCAAAACATTGGCACTATTCGGCAGCGAGCATCCTCAAACTGCCGACAGCTACAACCACCTGGCAACGATCTATGGCAGCAAAGGTGATTATCGCAAGGCGCTTGATTATTTCCAAAGTGCCATTGCCATTTTTCGTCGACATTTTGGTGAAAAGCATGTTCAAGTGGCCTGCGCCTATCACAATATGGGAGTAGTCTATCGCAAAATGGCAGACTATGATCGTGCGCTGGATTTCTTTCATAAATCGCTGGCCATCGACCTCCAGCTCTCGGGGGAACGCAGTCCTGATGTGGCCATGGATTACAATCGGATCGGGACAATTTATGGCATGATTGGCGACTATGATCGGGCGTTGGAATACTTGCAGAAATCATTATCCATCTGCGTCGACGTATTTGGTGAGAAACATCCTCAGGTGGCCAGCAACTACAACGATTTGGGAGTCACCTACCAAAAGAAAGGGGACTATCCACGGGCACTGGAATTCTTTAGTAAATCGGTAGCGGTCACGGCGCAGACCGTTGGTGAAAACCATCCGAAGCGGGCGGTCGGTTATGGTAATTTGGGCGTCATTTATCGTGAACTGGGACATTATGATCAGGCGATTGAATATCATCAGAAAGCCCTGGCCATCCATCTCAGGTCTCTGCCAGAAAAACATGATTTTGCATCAAACTGCTATCGTAATTTGGGAGTGGCTTATCATCTCAAAGGTGATGATGAAAAAGCGATCCACAATTATCACAAGTCGTTGGCCATTCAACAAGAATTGTGTGGCGCAAAACATTCGCAGGTGGCAGACTTGCATCAACTTTTCGGTGAGTTATACTTGAAGAAAGAATATTTCCAGCAAGCGCTGAGGCACAGCCAGCAGGCGATTATCGCCGTCACACCCAATTTCAGCGATACCAATATCTACAGCAATCCGCCGCTACCAGACCTAAGACTGGAGGAGCAAACCATCATCGCCTTAGAGCTAAAAGCAGATGCCTTGCAACGATATTATTCGGAAGTGTCCTCAGATCTGAAAGACCTGGAGGTGGCTTTTCAGACGTATCAACTCACCTCAGATCTAATCGACAGGGTGTGCCATCGTTATCAGTCCGAGGGATCAAAAATATTTTTACAGGAAAAAACATCGAAAATTTTCGCTGCCGCTATTGGAACAGCATTGCAGCTTTTTGACCGCACGCAGAATCGGGATTATCGAGAGGCTGCGTTTTTGTTGGCCGAAAAGGCGAAGGCTATGGTCTTGCTGGCAGCCCTACAGGATGCCAGAGCTAAACGATTCGCTGACCTCCCTGATAGCTTGTTAGAGCAGGAACGGCAGTTGAAAATCGACCTGGCTTGCTACGACGCACAATTGCAAAAGGAGCTACAGAAAAAAACGGATCAGGATAGTGTGATGATTAAAGAGTTTCAATCGAGGCTGTTTCGGCTCAATTCGGCAGCTCAGCAATTAGTCGAACAGTTAGAGACCAACTATCCCCAATATTATCAACTGAAATATCAGACACCATCAATCTCCATCGCTGATCTTCAAGTGGCTTTGCCTCCTGATGCCGCTTTGATCGAATACCTGACCGGGGAGGAAATGATCCATATTTTTGTCATCACCAAAGATAACTTCGACGTTGTATCTGTGGCTCAAGAAGGAAACTTTGCTAGCGCTGTCGAGTTGTTGGTTCGTTCCATCAAGAAGGCGGATATAGCCAATTTTGTGGTATCGAGTCAGCAGATTTATCTTCGCCTTGTTCAGCCCATTGAGCAGCTTCTGATTTCCCAGAAGAGGTTGATCGTTATTCCTGATGGCATCCTGTATAGGATTCCATTTGAGACATTGCTCGCCAGCGAGCCTGATAGCGAAGCCGACTTAACTCGATTCGATTATCTGATCAAAAGGTTTGAAATTTCTTATCACTATTCGGCGAGACTGTACTTGAATACGCTGAAAAAAGCAACTGAGGAACACGAGCGGTGTTTGCCTGGCGCTTTCATCGGTTTTGCGCCTGTTTTCAATAAAGCCAAACGCAACGGATATATTCTCGCCAGCAATCTTCCTGTGTTCACGCTCGCTACCGCTGAGCCAGACGCCGATGCTCGGACGATCCACCTAGATGAAAACCGGATTCACGAATTACCCCATTCTGAACAAGAGGTGATCAGGATCATCAAAGGATTTGAAGCAAGCGGAAAAAGAGCTATCGGCTATTTTCATGCGGATGCCTCTGAAGAGAACTTCAAGCTCGAGAGCAACAAGTACCAAATCGTGCATATTGCCACGCATGGCATCATCAACGAGGAGCGACCACAACTGTCAGGCATTGTCTTCTCCCAGCCTCAGGATACAGCTTTCAGCGACGATGGCATCTTGTATGCGGGAGAAGCTTATAATCTCAATCTCCAAGCCGACCTGCTTGTCTTGGGCAGCTGCGAGAGTGGACTCGGCAAGCTGGTGCCGGGCGAAGGGATGATGGCGTTGACCAGGGGCTTCCTGTACTCGGGTGTATCTAATATCCTCGTTTCTTTGTGGAAAGTATCCGATAGATACACCAGTCAGATGATGGTCGACTTTTATGCGAATATTCTCAACGGAAAGAGTTATGCGGCCGCAATTCGGGAGGCGAAAATCAATCTGATCAGGAATTCAGCCACAGCATTGCCGAAGACGTGGGGAGGATTTGTACTGATTGGGGGGTAG
- a CDS encoding four helix bundle protein, with protein sequence MPKGEKLDTRIRKASSSSTANITEGYRRFHYQEGIQFYRIARGSLHELRDHLISCQELQYVSRDFVDGTLDSPEYANVTLNGYSNSVRKRKREQCHRDIRGIGGTCVIFCSLSICSSPSFLYPLMF encoded by the coding sequence TTGCCCAAGGGTGAAAAACTAGATACTCGGATTAGAAAAGCGTCAAGCAGCTCGACGGCCAACATCACTGAAGGCTATCGTCGCTTCCATTACCAAGAAGGTATTCAATTCTATCGAATCGCCAGAGGCTCACTTCATGAGCTAAGAGATCATTTAATCAGTTGCCAAGAGCTTCAATATGTCTCCAGGGATTTCGTAGATGGAACCCTGGATTCACCAGAATATGCCAACGTAACTCTCAATGGCTATAGCAATTCTGTTAGGAAGCGGAAAAGGGAGCAGTGCCACCGAGATATAAGAGGTATAGGGGGTACATGTGTGATTTTCTGTAGCTTGTCAATTTGTTCCAGTCCTTCATTCCTCTATCCCCTAATGTTCTAA
- a CDS encoding zf-HC2 domain-containing protein has product MKCEIENRDQLIDYYLAGELSPAEREKFEEHCFNCDVCFQELRFRGLCVALIRKEGAGLFADYLARQRAEKGIAYLFKKMNERLLVQQGRRWIYATATVGIIFLVVLFSYKKLFVQAEQQSQIVIGDNTAIIEQESNTAQTSEPAVLAKRAEPKTEMSQAYAMNFRPLPYLEAMIDDVTRSFSLTVLSPRINEKLSGNILFRWAGDSANVASLKILNNRGAEIFATEPEQNQFIFKERLAPGLYYWKLESKEEVVYVGKFLVE; this is encoded by the coding sequence ATGAAATGTGAGATCGAAAATCGGGACCAGTTGATCGATTATTATTTGGCGGGAGAGCTTTCGCCTGCGGAGCGGGAAAAATTCGAAGAGCATTGTTTTAACTGTGATGTCTGTTTTCAAGAGCTGCGGTTCCGTGGGCTGTGTGTTGCATTGATAAGAAAGGAAGGGGCCGGCCTTTTTGCCGATTATCTAGCAAGACAAAGAGCTGAAAAGGGAATCGCTTATTTATTCAAGAAAATGAATGAGAGGCTTTTGGTCCAGCAGGGTAGACGATGGATTTATGCGACAGCCACAGTGGGGATAATCTTCTTGGTTGTGCTTTTTAGCTACAAAAAGTTATTTGTGCAAGCAGAGCAGCAATCGCAAATTGTCATTGGAGATAATACTGCAATTATTGAACAAGAAAGTAATACCGCTCAAACCAGTGAGCCAGCAGTACTCGCGAAACGTGCAGAACCCAAGACAGAGATGAGCCAGGCTTATGCGATGAATTTCCGGCCGTTGCCCTATCTCGAAGCCATGATCGACGATGTCACTCGCTCGTTTTCGCTCACCGTACTCTCTCCGAGAATCAATGAGAAGCTAAGTGGTAATATTCTTTTTCGTTGGGCAGGTGATAGCGCCAATGTCGCTTCTCTAAAGATCCTCAATAATCGAGGGGCTGAAATCTTTGCCACTGAACCAGAGCAGAATCAATTCATATTCAAAGAGAGATTAGCGCCAGGACTATATTATTGGAAGCTGGAGAGTAAAGAGGAGGTGGTGTATGTGGGGAAGTTCTTGGTAGAATAG
- a CDS encoding sigma-70 family RNA polymerase sigma factor — translation MDLIEAIQAGSLQAESELLLHFRQRIIHKVRFSLGLSNKDWEDVVSEVQLALLSSLRHGRFDVSKGVPLGSYVYAITMNKIRDYFKQHKKEQTVIADPGSENDMVVEEEDSLEHQELKTFLRGGLARLKLKYREVLYLRYFKEYSITQISQEIKLPPRRVSERIHYALKLLREQCKKEDFFSIFEWFLLICIQWIA, via the coding sequence ATGGATCTTATCGAGGCTATTCAGGCTGGAAGTCTGCAGGCTGAAAGTGAACTCCTATTGCATTTTAGGCAGAGAATAATCCACAAGGTCCGTTTTAGCTTGGGCCTGAGTAATAAGGACTGGGAGGATGTCGTCAGCGAGGTCCAATTGGCACTGCTGAGCAGCCTGCGGCACGGACGTTTTGATGTGAGCAAAGGCGTCCCGCTAGGATCGTACGTCTATGCCATCACTATGAACAAAATTCGAGATTATTTCAAGCAACATAAGAAAGAACAAACGGTCATTGCTGACCCCGGCTCCGAAAATGACATGGTCGTCGAAGAAGAGGATTCACTTGAGCACCAGGAATTGAAAACATTCTTGAGAGGTGGCCTGGCAAGACTCAAACTCAAATATAGAGAGGTCCTCTATTTGAGATATTTCAAGGAATATTCGATCACTCAGATCAGCCAAGAGATTAAGCTGCCGCCGAGGCGAGTCAGCGAGCGAATTCATTATGCCCTGAAGCTGTTGAGGGAGCAGTGTAAAAAGGAGGATTTTTTTTCAATATTCGAGTGGTTTCTGTTAATCTGTATTCAGTGGATTGCATAA
- a CDS encoding tail fiber domain-containing protein, with translation MSKKSFFFSLLVLAPLLTTQAQVPQLINYQAILTNPDGEMIDGARSIQFSIYAAETGGTALWSETQNVTVANGLFSVLLGSVTPIPYTVFDRTETYLELKVGSDPAMTPRKRLVTVPYAMRANSADNIGGHAAGAFVRSLQNVAPNSSGNIDLAEGSNVSITANPGSNQITISASGGPGGGDISAVYAGNGLTGGGTTADVTLHVGAGDGITVSADAVALNTTFADNRYVNEGQASSIATAMIQANAITADKISPNIVSSVDGVSNDGGNIDLVAGSNITITPDDANKRITIAATGGGTGDNLGNHTATQNIRLGNYWLSSDGDNEGIQVSSSGAINIPGSVTCHNTLNVVGTIQSNSDLIAVSNVQANGGYIRAGTPSMSYGSGDIVATDNLISDENAYIGNNLCVWKHAGINMNGGYSTIYPLQVNGDAYITADIRAGNHITTGGHVGINFGGYSTTYALRVDGNAYATGSWLSSDIKLKKNIATVKNPLPNLMQLRGVSFEWNSESYPNREFFAGLHYGFIAQEVEQVLPEIVKTDENNEKSIAYTELIPLLLEAIKQQQRAIEELQQQVNQLMNR, from the coding sequence GTGTCGAAAAAGTCGTTCTTCTTCAGTTTGCTCGTTTTGGCGCCACTGTTGACTACTCAGGCACAGGTGCCACAGTTGATCAACTATCAGGCGATTCTGACCAATCCCGATGGCGAAATGATTGATGGCGCTCGCTCGATTCAGTTCAGCATCTATGCTGCCGAAACAGGTGGAACTGCCTTATGGTCGGAAACCCAAAACGTAACAGTTGCCAATGGCCTCTTTAGTGTTCTTCTGGGCTCGGTCACGCCGATCCCTTATACAGTTTTTGATCGAACCGAAACCTATCTTGAATTAAAAGTCGGCAGCGACCCTGCTATGACGCCGCGCAAGCGGTTGGTCACTGTGCCCTATGCCATGCGAGCTAATAGTGCGGATAACATCGGCGGACATGCGGCCGGCGCCTTTGTGAGAAGTCTGCAAAATGTTGCCCCCAATAGCAGCGGCAATATCGATCTGGCGGAAGGCTCGAATGTTTCGATTACAGCCAATCCTGGTTCCAATCAGATTACCATTTCGGCGTCGGGCGGACCCGGCGGCGGCGATATTTCAGCAGTTTATGCAGGCAATGGCTTGACAGGTGGCGGTACCACGGCCGACGTAACGCTCCACGTGGGCGCTGGCGATGGCATTACCGTATCCGCCGATGCGGTTGCGCTGAACACAACTTTTGCTGATAATCGCTATGTCAACGAAGGGCAAGCCAGCAGCATCGCCACCGCCATGATTCAAGCCAATGCCATCACTGCCGATAAAATTTCACCCAATATTGTCAGCAGCGTTGATGGAGTATCGAACGATGGCGGCAATATCGATCTGGTGGCGGGTAGCAATATTACAATAACGCCCGACGATGCCAATAAAAGAATTACTATAGCTGCAACTGGCGGTGGTACTGGCGATAACCTGGGCAACCATACTGCAACACAAAATATCCGATTGGGAAATTACTGGCTTTCCAGCGACGGCGACAATGAAGGTATTCAGGTGAGCAGTTCGGGAGCGATTAATATTCCAGGAAGTGTGACATGTCATAACACGCTAAATGTGGTGGGTACCATCCAGTCCAATAGTGATTTGATCGCCGTATCTAATGTCCAGGCCAATGGTGGTTATATTCGGGCAGGCACACCAAGCATGAGTTACGGCAGCGGTGATATTGTGGCTACCGATAATCTGATCAGCGATGAAAATGCCTATATTGGCAATAATCTCTGCGTCTGGAAGCATGCAGGGATCAATATGAATGGTGGCTATAGCACCATTTACCCTCTGCAGGTCAATGGCGACGCCTATATCACCGCTGATATCAGGGCTGGCAACCACATAACTACTGGTGGTCATGTGGGCATTAATTTTGGTGGTTACAGTACCACGTATGCCCTACGAGTCGATGGAAACGCTTATGCGACTGGCTCCTGGCTCAGCTCGGATATCAAATTGAAAAAAAATATTGCCACCGTCAAAAACCCGCTACCAAACTTGATGCAGCTTAGGGGAGTATCTTTCGAGTGGAATTCAGAGTCTTATCCCAATCGAGAATTCTTTGCTGGCCTGCATTACGGTTTTATTGCCCAGGAAGTGGAGCAGGTATTGCCAGAGATTGTCAAAACGGATGAGAATAATGAAAAGAGTATCGCTTACACGGAACTCATACCGTTGCTGCTTGAAGCGATTAAACAACAACAAAGAGCCATCGAAGAATTGCAGCAGCAAGTCAATCAACTCATGAATAGGTAA
- a CDS encoding right-handed parallel beta-helix repeat-containing protein, translating to MKIELKAIIGLLIFSSVVILGSIEKAYGQSSTNYRVVKYVIASGGSTPQSTQYLVREVIGQPLNVGVSQSSQHTSSSGFLAQGRTVPLATTLLVPEMYATITEAMVAADSGYIISVAAGTYREFFKMKKGVILLSRSGPMETIISRNGVRDLILTAQDAVIKGFTIADNDNGVSQPGNGIFSDGDNALICYCILRNNSVGIYLHNGSQATLYNNTIAHNRTGIYMQINPAPKIYNNIISHNSESGMYRNTAHSLGNPMIQYNDYYGNTADFGFYGTAWTPQPGTGDLYLDPLLVGGSPVDYHLTPNSPCIDAGDPLSLLDPDGTRADIGALFYDQATGIELTPNAELPGEFYLYPAYPNPFNPATTVRFSVPEPAHLTLTVYDLLGQRVSQLAKGYFQPGLYQFQFDATGLASGIYFYQLQMGSYRAVRKMVLLE from the coding sequence ATGAAAATAGAATTAAAAGCGATTATTGGCCTACTCATTTTCTCCTCCGTCGTAATATTAGGATCGATAGAAAAAGCGTATGGCCAGTCCAGCACCAATTATCGAGTTGTAAAATATGTGATCGCTTCGGGAGGCAGTACCCCCCAATCAACTCAGTATCTGGTGAGAGAAGTCATTGGACAGCCACTGAATGTGGGCGTCTCCCAGAGTTCGCAACATACCTCCTCCTCAGGTTTTTTGGCGCAGGGCAGAACAGTCCCCCTAGCCACCACACTATTGGTGCCAGAAATGTATGCCACCATCACCGAAGCCATGGTTGCCGCCGATTCAGGTTATATCATTTCAGTAGCGGCAGGTACCTACCGTGAGTTTTTCAAAATGAAGAAAGGGGTGATTCTACTGAGCCGATCGGGCCCCATGGAGACGATCATCTCTCGGAATGGTGTTAGAGATTTGATCCTAACAGCACAGGATGCCGTGATCAAGGGTTTTACCATTGCCGATAACGATAATGGTGTGAGCCAGCCTGGCAACGGCATCTTCTCGGATGGTGATAATGCGTTGATCTGCTATTGCATACTTAGAAACAATAGCGTGGGTATCTATCTACACAATGGCTCCCAGGCAACCCTTTATAACAACACCATCGCTCATAACCGTACGGGAATTTACATGCAGATTAATCCTGCACCGAAAATTTATAACAACATCATCAGCCATAATAGCGAAAGCGGTATGTATCGGAATACCGCGCATTCACTCGGAAATCCGATGATTCAATATAATGACTACTATGGGAATACTGCCGATTTCGGATTTTATGGCACCGCTTGGACGCCGCAGCCTGGTACGGGTGATCTTTATCTTGATCCGCTGCTTGTGGGTGGTAGTCCCGTCGATTATCATCTTACTCCTAACTCGCCCTGTATCGATGCAGGCGATCCATTGTCGTTGCTCGATCCCGATGGCACTCGAGCCGATATAGGCGCCTTGTTTTATGATCAAGCGACAGGAATTGAACTCACACCAAACGCAGAACTGCCCGGCGAGTTTTACCTTTATCCAGCCTATCCCAACCCCTTCAATCCGGCGACCACGGTACGGTTCAGTGTCCCTGAACCCGCTCATCTGACGTTGACCGTATATGATCTTTTGGGACAACGAGTTTCGCAATTGGCGAAAGGATATTTTCAGCCAGGTTTGTATCAATTTCAGTTCGATGCGACGGGATTGGCTTCGGGGATCTATTTTTACCAGCTTCAGATGGGGAGCTATCGCGCGGTGCGGAAGATGGTGCTGTTGGAGTGA